In one Sebastes umbrosus isolate fSebUmb1 chromosome 13, fSebUmb1.pri, whole genome shotgun sequence genomic region, the following are encoded:
- the tmsb4x gene encoding thymosin beta-4 → MGDKPDVSAVTDFDKTKLKKTDTQEKNTLPTKETIEQEKKA, encoded by the exons ATGGGTGACAAACCAGACGTCTCAGCAGTCACAGACTTCGACAAGACGAAGCTGAAGAAGACGGACACTCAAGAGAAAAACACCCTGCCAACCAAAGAAA CCATCGAACAGGAGAAGAAGGCATAA